One window of the Sphaerochaeta associata genome contains the following:
- a CDS encoding sensor histidine kinase → MRLKTLKGKITLITVTFTLTLAILVATFSFFLFRSFALQSQISSTEFNLQFIGAKARESMVAIDSLVRWSTTNAQVLAYLETDGIQNALVTYERVKEEVMNNLAQSYVSRIIITDINHTKLIHTGLSMSDSKPVTVTNVQQVLPLSYTQNAGWSLIGEDPFLLKDEQVLPIRRVINRSSSPEVTGQLYLAVSASLILDLIKDYTLSEDSSLYLTIGDNFYEIRDNHFTLIQTPQPVKQDFDTAGEQTTVNSVRIGGEKHLLVTCPTGFQDISLSQSLPLAKVRFERTLYFSLLVIILIVVLLFGSLLTLLLNRLFNRPIAKIQEKVKAIAHSDFSSDPSIEWDDELGDIGKGVNDLALRIDSLLERRIADEKKKQDLEYRMLQSQINPHFLYNTLNSIKWMATLQQATGIAEMTTSLSRLMKNVSKADEPIISLEAELALLDDYFVIQKYRYGGTLILQTAIDAKFLSLGIPRFTLQPLVENAIFHGIEPKGGAGTVLLQAYEENDQAITLIIKDDGVGMDEKTIEEVFSTSSSPAKGMFREIGIRNVAKRIEYTYGPEYGLSIESEVGSYTKAIIRLPKLTKEGRPWQPN, encoded by the coding sequence ATGCGACTGAAAACCCTGAAGGGGAAAATAACATTGATCACCGTGACATTCACGCTTACCCTCGCCATCCTGGTGGCAACCTTCAGCTTTTTCCTGTTTCGGTCGTTCGCCCTCCAAAGCCAAATCTCCTCGACCGAGTTCAACCTGCAGTTCATCGGGGCGAAAGCCAGGGAGAGCATGGTGGCCATCGACTCGTTGGTACGCTGGAGCACCACCAACGCCCAAGTATTGGCCTATTTGGAAACCGATGGCATTCAGAATGCCCTGGTAACCTATGAACGAGTGAAGGAAGAGGTGATGAACAACCTTGCCCAGAGCTATGTGAGCAGGATCATCATCACCGACATCAACCACACCAAGCTGATTCACACCGGGCTTTCAATGAGCGACAGCAAGCCCGTGACAGTCACCAACGTCCAACAGGTGCTTCCCCTCTCCTACACACAGAACGCCGGATGGAGCCTCATCGGGGAAGACCCCTTTCTGCTGAAGGACGAACAGGTTCTGCCGATCAGGCGGGTCATCAACCGATCCTCCTCACCGGAGGTAACCGGGCAGCTTTATCTGGCTGTTTCAGCGTCCCTGATCCTGGACCTGATCAAGGACTATACGCTCAGCGAGGATTCATCGCTCTACCTCACCATCGGGGACAATTTTTATGAGATTCGGGATAATCACTTCACCCTTATACAGACACCCCAGCCGGTCAAGCAGGATTTCGATACCGCCGGCGAACAGACCACCGTCAATTCAGTACGAATAGGTGGAGAGAAACATCTGTTGGTAACGTGCCCCACCGGCTTCCAGGATATTTCGCTCTCCCAAAGTCTACCCCTGGCCAAGGTCCGCTTCGAACGCACGCTGTACTTCTCTCTGCTTGTAATCATCCTGATCGTCGTCCTTTTGTTCGGTTCGCTGCTCACGCTCCTGCTCAATCGCTTGTTCAACCGACCTATCGCCAAAATCCAGGAAAAAGTGAAAGCCATCGCCCACAGTGACTTCTCCAGTGATCCTTCCATAGAATGGGACGATGAGCTCGGGGACATCGGCAAGGGGGTCAACGACCTCGCCCTGCGCATCGACTCGCTGCTTGAAAGGCGTATCGCCGATGAGAAGAAGAAACAGGATTTGGAGTATCGGATGCTGCAAAGCCAAATCAATCCCCACTTCCTATACAATACCCTCAACTCGATCAAATGGATGGCTACCTTGCAGCAGGCAACAGGCATAGCGGAGATGACAACCAGCCTCTCCCGCCTGATGAAAAACGTGAGCAAAGCCGATGAGCCGATCATAAGCCTGGAAGCGGAGCTTGCATTGCTTGACGATTATTTTGTCATTCAGAAATATCGGTACGGTGGAACCCTGATACTCCAAACTGCAATCGACGCCAAGTTCCTAAGCCTCGGCATCCCTCGTTTCACCCTGCAGCCGTTGGTGGAGAATGCCATCTTCCATGGTATCGAACCCAAAGGAGGGGCCGGGACGGTACTGCTCCAAGCATACGAAGAAAACGACCAAGCCATCACCCTGATCATCAAGGACGATGGAGTGGGTATGGATGAGAAGACGATCGAGGAAGTGTTCAGCACATCAAGCTCACCGGCGAAAGGCATGTTCCGTGAAATCGGTATCCGCAATGTTGCCAAACGCATCGAGTATACATACGGACCGGAATACGGGCTTTCCATCGAGAGTGAGGTCGGCTCTTACACAAAGGCAATCATCCGTCTGCCCAAACTCACCAAGGAGGGCCGACCATGGCAACCAAACTGA
- a CDS encoding ABC transporter substrate-binding protein, with protein MKKAITILLVLCLVFSSVFAQGTKEAATTTEGTTNLKWALWDIASTTYYEPLIKAYEAKNPNVKIEMLDLGSADFMTMLSTQLSGGDSSIDVVTIKDIPGYNNLVKRNLLMNLNDKIKSENVDLSLYGGTTDQISVDGKLYGIPFRSDFWVVFYNKDVFDKAGVAYPDNDMTFAEYDALARKMTSGVGAAKVYGAHYHTWRSAVQLFGILDGKNTIVDGTYNFLKPYYEMVLSQQKDGIVQNYATLKTSSTHYSGVFYNNSVAMMNMGSWFIATLISQIEQGKTEVKNWGLVKYPHAEGVPAGTTLGTITSLGVSNASKKKDAAFDFVKFVTGPEGAQIIAKTGTIPSIKDSEVVKIIASKPGFPSDQGSRDALQVAKTYLEMPLHERAGEIEVVLNQVHDEIMTNNISIDAGLAKMNDQVQKILAK; from the coding sequence ATGAAAAAGGCAATCACTATTCTTCTGGTACTCTGCCTGGTGTTCAGTTCTGTGTTCGCACAGGGAACCAAGGAAGCAGCAACCACTACCGAAGGCACGACCAACCTGAAATGGGCGTTGTGGGATATCGCATCCACCACCTATTATGAACCGTTGATCAAAGCCTATGAAGCAAAGAATCCCAACGTCAAGATTGAAATGCTTGACCTCGGCTCGGCCGACTTCATGACCATGTTGTCAACCCAGCTTTCCGGCGGCGACTCCTCGATCGACGTTGTCACCATCAAGGACATCCCGGGCTACAACAACCTGGTCAAACGCAATCTCTTGATGAACCTGAACGACAAAATCAAGAGTGAGAACGTAGACCTTTCCCTCTATGGCGGCACCACCGATCAGATTTCGGTGGACGGTAAGCTCTACGGCATTCCGTTCCGCAGTGATTTCTGGGTTGTGTTCTACAACAAGGATGTCTTTGACAAGGCCGGCGTTGCATATCCCGACAACGATATGACGTTCGCCGAGTATGACGCTCTTGCCCGCAAAATGACCAGCGGTGTCGGAGCTGCAAAAGTCTACGGCGCCCACTACCATACCTGGAGATCTGCAGTACAGCTCTTCGGTATCCTCGATGGCAAGAACACCATCGTCGACGGTACCTACAACTTCCTCAAGCCCTACTATGAGATGGTCCTCAGCCAGCAGAAGGACGGCATTGTTCAGAATTATGCCACGCTCAAGACCTCTTCCACCCACTACAGCGGTGTTTTCTACAACAACAGTGTAGCCATGATGAACATGGGCTCATGGTTCATCGCCACCCTCATCAGCCAAATCGAGCAAGGCAAGACCGAAGTGAAGAACTGGGGTCTGGTCAAGTATCCGCATGCTGAAGGCGTTCCCGCCGGAACCACACTTGGAACCATCACCAGTCTTGGTGTCAGCAATGCTTCCAAGAAAAAGGATGCAGCCTTTGATTTTGTCAAGTTCGTCACCGGTCCTGAAGGCGCTCAGATCATTGCCAAGACCGGAACGATTCCTTCCATCAAAGACTCTGAAGTCGTAAAGATCATCGCCTCCAAGCCCGGCTTCCCATCCGATCAGGGCAGTAGGGATGCTTTGCAGGTTGCAAAGACCTATCTTGAGATGCCGCTGCACGAAAGAGCCGGTGAAATCGAGGTTGTTCTCAATCAGGTCCATGACGAGATCATGACCAACAACATCAGTATCGATGCAGGTCTTGCAAAGATGAACGATCAGGTTCAGAAGATTCTGGCCAAATAA
- a CDS encoding carbohydrate ABC transporter permease, with protein sequence MASKKANFKKQLVAYSFLAPNFIGFAIFTLVPIVFAVVLAFLRWDGANPMEWAGFSNFTELFDDDQFKAALKNTIVYTAGTVPFTLLASLFLAVILNQGIKARNFFRTVSFFPYIASLVAVAAVWNMIFNPSKGPVNMLLYALGFENVPGWAADKDWAMVTIILFSVWKYMGYYMIIYLAGLQGINPELYEAANLDGTNAWQRFRYVTVPQLSATTFFILVMLTIQCFKVYDIVYMVTQAGPGTATLVLVYDIYNKAFISWNLGSASAVAMVLFALVLTVTLIQFKAEQQKR encoded by the coding sequence ATGGCCTCAAAGAAAGCTAACTTCAAAAAACAGTTGGTTGCATACAGTTTCCTGGCACCCAACTTCATCGGTTTTGCCATTTTCACCCTTGTTCCCATCGTCTTTGCCGTTGTCCTGGCATTTCTTCGTTGGGATGGTGCAAATCCCATGGAGTGGGCGGGGTTTTCCAATTTTACAGAATTGTTCGATGACGACCAGTTCAAGGCTGCGTTGAAGAATACGATAGTCTACACCGCAGGCACCGTTCCCTTTACCCTGCTGGCCAGCTTGTTTCTGGCAGTTATTCTTAATCAGGGAATCAAGGCCCGCAATTTTTTCCGTACGGTGAGCTTTTTCCCGTACATTGCATCGTTGGTAGCGGTTGCGGCAGTCTGGAATATGATTTTCAATCCCTCGAAGGGACCGGTCAACATGCTTTTGTACGCACTTGGTTTTGAGAATGTCCCCGGTTGGGCTGCAGACAAGGATTGGGCGATGGTTACCATCATTCTCTTCAGTGTCTGGAAGTATATGGGTTACTATATGATCATCTACCTTGCAGGATTGCAGGGGATAAATCCCGAGCTGTACGAAGCTGCGAACCTGGATGGGACAAACGCCTGGCAGCGATTCCGCTATGTTACCGTCCCTCAGCTCAGTGCAACAACCTTCTTTATCTTGGTGATGCTCACCATCCAGTGTTTCAAAGTCTACGATATCGTGTACATGGTAACCCAGGCAGGTCCGGGGACTGCTACGTTGGTTCTGGTCTATGATATCTACAACAAGGCTTTCATAAGTTGGAATCTTGGCTCCGCCAGTGCAGTGGCCATGGTGCTCTTCGCCCTCGTTCTTACTGTCACCTTGATTCAGTTCAAGGCTGAACAACAAAAGCGGTAG
- a CDS encoding carbohydrate ABC transporter permease, giving the protein MQVHADKQKVTFTLLYTLLVLCSLAMLVPFIWMISSSLKLDKDVFTFPIEWIPSNPRWENYAEIWTTIPLGQFLKNTAKLTLIVTLLQLLTSSFAAYAFAKLQFKGRDILFLGYVATIAMPWQVYMVPQFMMIRSFGLNNTHLAIICLQAFSAFGVFLMKQFYMSVPDELCEAARIDGMSEYRIWAQIMLPLSKPALSTLTIFTFVNTWNDFLGPLLYLTRMELKTIQIGLRMFISQYSSEYGLIMAASVVALIPVVIVFLALQKFFVQGVATAGLKG; this is encoded by the coding sequence ATGCAAGTACACGCAGACAAACAAAAAGTAACGTTTACGCTTCTCTACACGCTTTTGGTGCTTTGCTCCCTGGCTATGCTGGTACCCTTCATCTGGATGATCAGTTCCTCCCTCAAGCTCGACAAGGATGTGTTCACATTCCCCATCGAGTGGATACCGTCCAATCCTCGTTGGGAGAACTATGCAGAAATCTGGACCACCATCCCTTTGGGGCAGTTTCTCAAGAATACAGCCAAGCTCACCCTCATCGTGACGTTGCTGCAGTTGCTTACATCTTCCTTTGCCGCTTATGCATTTGCAAAGCTGCAATTCAAAGGCCGTGACATTCTCTTCTTGGGGTATGTGGCTACCATTGCCATGCCTTGGCAGGTGTACATGGTCCCCCAGTTCATGATGATACGCTCCTTCGGCCTGAACAATACCCACTTGGCGATCATCTGCCTTCAAGCCTTCAGCGCTTTCGGTGTCTTCCTGATGAAGCAGTTCTACATGAGCGTTCCCGACGAGCTATGCGAGGCTGCAAGGATCGACGGCATGAGCGAGTATCGGATCTGGGCTCAGATCATGCTTCCGCTTTCCAAGCCGGCTCTCTCGACCCTGACGATTTTTACCTTCGTCAATACCTGGAATGACTTTTTAGGTCCCTTGCTCTATTTGACCAGGATGGAGCTGAAGACCATCCAAATAGGCCTGAGGATGTTCATCAGCCAATACTCAAGCGAGTACGGACTGATCATGGCGGCCAGTGTCGTAGCCCTCATTCCGGTGGTCATCGTCTTCCTTGCATTACAGAAGTTCTTCGTCCAAGGCGTAGCCACTGCGGGACTGAAGGGGTAG
- a CDS encoding glycoside hydrolase family 88 protein, with amino-acid sequence MKEITSQTVLKALDEAVSQVRRNLPSFTYQCQNHSSVNNFYPAVENNQWTCGFWPGEVCLAYEHTGDPVLVHAAHILSESFLSRIEQKIEVDHHDMGFLYTPSCVSLFNLDGSLRARKAALLAADQLLTRFQQRGSFLQAWGPMGARENYRFIIDCLMNLPLLYWASEQSGDEKYRTIALKHTQTCLANSFRPDGSTFHTFFMDPETGLPVRGETCQGYRADSSWARGQAWGIYGLALSYRYTSDPVCVDQFRTASEYFLSKLPSDLIPYWDLIFTEGDEPRDSSSASIVACGFLEMAAMLAADEAAYYISWAKALMQSLYEHYRVTDPHTSNGLVLHGTYSKKSPYNTCTPEGVDECVSWGDYFYMEALTRLKGDWVSYW; translated from the coding sequence ATGAAAGAAATCACAAGCCAAACTGTCCTCAAGGCCCTCGATGAGGCGGTAAGCCAAGTCAGAAGGAATCTCCCTTCGTTCACCTACCAGTGTCAGAATCACTCGTCGGTCAATAATTTCTATCCTGCGGTTGAAAACAATCAGTGGACCTGCGGGTTCTGGCCTGGAGAAGTCTGCCTCGCTTACGAGCATACAGGCGACCCGGTGTTGGTACACGCAGCGCATATTTTGAGTGAAAGTTTTCTCTCGCGCATCGAACAGAAAATCGAGGTTGACCATCATGACATGGGCTTTCTTTACACTCCCTCCTGCGTCTCCTTGTTCAATCTGGATGGAAGTCTCAGGGCACGCAAGGCGGCCCTGCTTGCAGCAGACCAATTGCTGACGCGCTTTCAACAGAGGGGTTCCTTCTTGCAGGCATGGGGCCCGATGGGGGCGAGGGAGAACTATCGCTTCATCATCGACTGCCTGATGAACCTGCCGCTGTTGTACTGGGCGAGTGAACAGTCAGGTGATGAGAAATATCGAACGATTGCACTGAAGCACACCCAAACCTGTCTCGCCAACTCCTTCCGTCCCGATGGCTCGACCTTCCATACCTTCTTTATGGATCCTGAAACCGGCCTCCCTGTTCGCGGGGAGACTTGCCAAGGGTATCGGGCCGACTCGTCCTGGGCCCGAGGTCAGGCTTGGGGAATCTATGGCTTGGCTTTGAGCTACCGCTATACCTCCGATCCTGTGTGTGTTGATCAGTTCAGGACTGCTTCGGAGTATTTTCTTTCCAAGCTTCCCTCCGACCTGATTCCCTACTGGGACCTTATCTTCACCGAGGGCGACGAACCAAGAGACTCCTCCTCGGCCTCCATCGTCGCCTGTGGTTTTCTGGAGATGGCGGCGATGCTTGCAGCAGATGAGGCGGCCTACTACATCTCTTGGGCCAAGGCCTTGATGCAGAGCCTGTATGAACATTATCGCGTCACCGATCCACATACTTCCAACGGTTTGGTATTACATGGTACGTATTCGAAGAAATCACCGTATAATACCTGTACTCCCGAAGGGGTTGATGAGTGTGTATCATGGGGCGATTATTTCTACATGGAAGCACTGACCAGGCTCAAGGGTGATTGGGTTTCGTACTGGTAG
- a CDS encoding alginate lyase family protein, producing the protein MTRDEYAKQTRICFLDDRDAVASYVKTYEASELEKILAIADDVVDQSFLFNLRWDMERTFEPVVFPDVIDWLHQPGDDSEWVFAFNRMRFWICLGQAYACTKNEKYAKAFASQLCDWVARVKRTDPGCAKAWRSIEAGLRMEYWTKAMQYFLDSPSITEEVIDVFLCSVAEHAQFLYSVWDSYHLMSNWGVLENHGLFLASLALPKNETSEKYTKEAFRRLALEIQIQVYDDGVQWEQSPMYHNEVAHDYLDVVLMAKRLALPIDDNIVERTHLMCRASMAWQKPDGTEPCMGDSDRIDQRDIVTKGAYLFSDGRLKAAGYPHLDFDCVWDLGAKAIEEYDRLVAIREQQRLTVLSESGNAIVRQGDMYLRFHCGTLGAGHGHSDKLHFDLFANGEDILVDAGRFTYVPKAERYEFKDSTAHNTTTVDRKNFTVCKDSWECSKLSAPLGFRTVEKGPYCALQGSHQGYLDVGVLPKRTIITLCDDLILLSDAFLSVSEHSYQSYLHFNDSGKVKLTDDGTFFESPSSKVQVLVASGGGVTQFVKSTRLSRHYNQLVDNKTLVSEIETVGFGSLFTLVSVNKAGQFVPAKLSKVRVMSNFKKIRFGDDWIEAVKVQRGDKAFTVVVAHQEWATPTDTFNADGCTGFGSVVVFNTAEGEKEIGTRLFC; encoded by the coding sequence ATGACAAGGGACGAGTATGCAAAGCAGACACGCATCTGCTTTCTGGATGATCGGGATGCCGTGGCCTCGTATGTGAAAACCTATGAAGCCTCTGAGCTGGAGAAGATTCTTGCCATCGCAGACGATGTGGTCGATCAATCGTTTCTGTTCAACCTGCGCTGGGACATGGAGCGTACTTTCGAGCCGGTTGTCTTTCCTGATGTAATCGACTGGCTTCACCAGCCCGGTGACGACAGTGAATGGGTTTTCGCCTTCAATCGGATGAGATTCTGGATCTGTCTTGGCCAAGCCTATGCCTGCACCAAGAACGAGAAGTATGCCAAGGCATTTGCCTCCCAGCTGTGTGATTGGGTTGCACGCGTCAAGCGCACCGATCCTGGTTGTGCAAAGGCTTGGCGGTCGATCGAGGCCGGCTTGAGGATGGAGTACTGGACAAAGGCGATGCAGTACTTCCTTGACAGCCCTTCCATCACCGAAGAGGTCATCGATGTATTTCTCTGCTCGGTTGCAGAACATGCCCAGTTTCTCTATTCAGTCTGGGACAGCTATCATCTGATGAGCAACTGGGGAGTATTGGAGAACCACGGGCTTTTCCTTGCATCCCTTGCCCTGCCCAAGAATGAGACCAGTGAGAAGTACACCAAGGAAGCGTTCAGGCGCTTGGCCCTGGAGATACAAATACAAGTATACGATGACGGAGTACAATGGGAGCAGTCTCCGATGTATCACAACGAGGTTGCCCATGATTATCTTGACGTGGTGCTGATGGCAAAACGTCTCGCCCTTCCGATCGATGACAACATTGTTGAGAGAACCCACCTGATGTGCCGTGCCAGCATGGCTTGGCAGAAACCCGACGGGACGGAGCCGTGCATGGGGGACAGCGACCGCATCGACCAACGGGATATTGTCACCAAGGGTGCCTATCTGTTCAGTGACGGCCGACTCAAGGCGGCGGGGTATCCTCATCTCGATTTTGACTGTGTCTGGGACCTCGGGGCCAAGGCGATCGAGGAGTACGACCGGCTTGTCGCCATACGGGAGCAGCAGAGACTGACAGTTCTTTCTGAAAGCGGGAATGCGATTGTCAGGCAAGGCGATATGTACCTGAGGTTCCACTGCGGAACCTTGGGGGCAGGCCACGGGCATAGCGACAAGCTCCATTTCGACTTGTTTGCCAACGGCGAGGATATCCTGGTCGATGCAGGTCGGTTCACCTATGTACCGAAAGCGGAGCGGTACGAGTTCAAGGACAGCACCGCTCACAATACCACCACCGTGGACCGCAAGAATTTCACGGTCTGCAAGGACAGCTGGGAGTGTTCCAAGCTGTCGGCTCCCCTAGGATTTCGAACGGTGGAGAAGGGGCCGTACTGTGCTCTGCAAGGCAGCCATCAGGGGTACCTCGATGTCGGGGTGCTGCCCAAACGGACCATCATCACCCTTTGCGATGACCTGATCCTTCTCTCGGATGCATTTCTTAGTGTAAGCGAACACTCCTATCAGAGCTATCTCCATTTCAATGACAGTGGAAAGGTCAAGCTGACCGATGACGGGACATTCTTTGAGAGTCCGTCCTCCAAGGTACAGGTTCTGGTCGCCTCCGGTGGCGGCGTCACCCAATTTGTCAAGTCGACCCGCCTTTCACGACACTATAATCAATTGGTTGACAACAAAACCCTGGTAAGCGAGATTGAGACGGTCGGCTTCGGATCGCTGTTCACCCTTGTTTCAGTAAACAAGGCAGGACAATTTGTTCCCGCCAAGCTGTCCAAGGTCCGGGTGATGAGCAACTTCAAGAAGATTCGCTTCGGCGACGATTGGATTGAAGCTGTAAAGGTTCAGCGGGGGGATAAAGCTTTCACTGTGGTGGTTGCACATCAGGAGTGGGCGACTCCCACCGATACCTTCAATGCCGATGGATGCACTGGCTTTGGTTCGGTTGTTGTCTTCAATACTGCAGAAGGGGAGAAGGAGATAGGAACGAGATTGTTCTGTTAA
- a CDS encoding family 1 encapsulin nanocompartment shell protein, protein MDMFKRELAPLSAQAWSEIEARAKEVLLSRLTARKVVDVDGPKGIDFTVISEGRLTLVDDGEVKAGTYTAKPLTEARIRFSLNKWELDNLARGAKDIDFDNLDTALEKLAFFEENAVYNGYAKGGIKGLKESSAHKALTLGTEPNDILTSIAEGVLLLKKGFIHGPYTLVVGKPTWLLLSRDSYGKSLLDRIEKMLGSKVVLANSLEGALLVPYNNENLELTIGQDFALGYETHDTKEVTLFATESFTFRVLEPKAIVVFK, encoded by the coding sequence ATGGATATGTTTAAACGCGAACTCGCACCCCTTTCGGCACAAGCCTGGAGTGAAATAGAAGCACGAGCAAAGGAAGTATTGCTCTCCCGCCTCACCGCCCGCAAGGTCGTTGATGTTGACGGTCCTAAGGGTATCGACTTCACCGTCATCAGCGAAGGCAGACTCACCTTGGTCGACGATGGCGAAGTGAAAGCCGGTACCTACACAGCCAAGCCTCTTACCGAAGCAAGAATTCGCTTCTCGCTGAACAAGTGGGAGCTGGACAACCTGGCTCGCGGAGCGAAGGACATCGACTTCGACAATCTCGATACAGCCCTGGAAAAGCTTGCCTTCTTTGAGGAGAATGCAGTCTACAACGGCTATGCAAAGGGCGGCATCAAGGGATTGAAGGAGTCCTCGGCTCACAAGGCGTTGACCTTGGGAACCGAACCCAACGACATCCTCACTTCGATTGCCGAAGGAGTGCTGCTGCTGAAGAAGGGATTCATCCACGGACCCTACACCTTGGTAGTCGGAAAGCCGACCTGGCTTTTGCTCAGCCGTGACTCGTACGGAAAGAGCCTCCTGGACAGGATCGAGAAGATGCTTGGGTCGAAAGTGGTACTTGCAAACAGTCTGGAAGGAGCATTGTTGGTACCATACAACAATGAGAACCTCGAGCTGACCATCGGGCAGGACTTCGCTCTTGGATATGAGACCCATGACACCAAGGAAGTCACCCTCTTTGCAACCGAATCCTTCACCTTCAGGGTGTTGGAGCCAAAGGCAATCGTAGTATTCAAGTAA
- a CDS encoding encapsulin-associated ferritin-like protein has product MAYTEPYDAIDEKTRDISRAITSLREELEAVDWYNQRVNTSKDPELKGIMAHNRDEEIEHAVMTLEWLRRNMDGWDHELKTYLFTSGSVLEVEEGGAEESSAHASSLSIGDLKK; this is encoded by the coding sequence ATGGCTTACACAGAACCGTATGATGCAATAGACGAAAAGACGAGGGATATCTCTCGTGCAATTACCAGCCTCAGGGAGGAACTGGAGGCGGTTGACTGGTACAACCAGAGGGTCAACACATCCAAGGATCCCGAGCTCAAAGGCATCATGGCCCATAATCGTGACGAAGAGATCGAGCATGCAGTAATGACACTGGAGTGGCTGAGAAGAAACATGGACGGATGGGATCACGAGCTGAAGACCTATCTGTTTACCTCCGGCTCTGTACTGGAAGTCGAGGAAGGCGGTGCAGAAGAAAGCAGTGCACATGCTTCCTCCCTGTCGATCGGCGACCTGAAGAAATAA
- a CDS encoding GntR family transcriptional regulator: MALKFKYVYTQLQMKIIFGEWPEGYRIPTEMELCEQYDVSRVTIRRALDGLVTQGYISRTRGRGSFVLFKRSVVGLGYPQIIESEAEIVPKGTYRILLKEQVEASPTDKAQFNLSDRPEDSMMWHFKSLHIVDGKPSVLSDFYVAPRFGSSLAMLEETSDQSFFEIVGRRTGQRCHFVNGKVAAINPNEEICKQLGIDCKSASLWCRGLCVLDDGTLVGRCTKVFNGLMYEFAVESKSGLHIGSA, from the coding sequence ATGGCATTGAAATTCAAGTACGTCTATACACAGCTTCAAATGAAGATTATTTTCGGCGAATGGCCTGAGGGCTACAGGATTCCAACTGAGATGGAATTATGTGAACAATATGATGTTTCCCGTGTCACCATACGACGCGCTCTCGATGGCTTGGTAACCCAAGGGTATATATCCCGTACAAGAGGCCGCGGCTCGTTCGTACTGTTCAAGCGGTCGGTGGTCGGCTTGGGATATCCCCAGATTATTGAATCTGAGGCGGAAATTGTTCCAAAGGGTACCTATAGAATTCTCCTGAAGGAACAGGTGGAAGCTTCTCCGACCGATAAGGCTCAGTTCAATCTTTCCGATCGGCCTGAGGATTCGATGATGTGGCACTTCAAGAGCCTGCATATTGTCGACGGCAAGCCTTCTGTACTCAGTGATTTCTACGTAGCCCCCCGATTTGGATCTAGTCTGGCTATGCTTGAGGAAACGAGCGACCAATCCTTCTTCGAGATCGTAGGCAGGAGGACCGGACAGCGGTGCCATTTCGTCAATGGCAAGGTGGCGGCAATCAATCCCAATGAGGAGATTTGCAAGCAGCTTGGCATCGACTGCAAATCTGCAAGCTTGTGGTGCAGAGGTCTTTGTGTCCTCGACGACGGTACCCTTGTAGGCCGTTGTACGAAGGTTTTCAATGGCTTGATGTATGAGTTTGCCGTGGAGAGTAAATCCGGTTTGCACATCGGAAGTGCATGA